The sequence gccacttgtgacaaaatggatggacttttttttttaaagtagactccatgtccaatatggagcttgaactcacaaaccccagagatcaagagtcacatgctctactgaccttgaggttattatgctaagtgaagtaagtcagagaaagacaaataccatatgaactcacttatatgtagaatttaaaattaaaacaaaaccaaaaacaacaaaaagacacaCCACACTCAAAGACACAGAGATCCAAGTGGTGGGGGGTTAGAGGTGCATGAAATGGGTGAACgggatcaaaaggtacaaaatttcagttaaaaGGAGGtaagccgggcgcctgggtggctcagtgggttaagccgctgccttcggctcaggtcatgatctcagggtcctgggatggagtcccgtatcgggctctctgctcagcagggagcctgcttcctcctctctctctgcctacttgtgatctctgtcaaataaataaataaaatcttaaaaaaaaaaaaaaaaaggaggtaagccatgaggatataatgtacagcatagtgactatagttagtaatacagggggacacctggctggctcagtcaggggaggacgcaactcttgattttgggcttgtgagttcaagtcccactcTGGGTATAaggattactaaaaataaacaaacaaacaaaaattatactGTATTACAGGGCACCTAGCTGACTCAGTCGatagaccatgtgactcttgatctcgggtcttgatttcaagccccatgttgggtgtaatacctactttaaaaaaaaaaaaaaagttgttctgatgaccaaaaaaaaaaaaaagaaagaaaatctgggagcctgggtggctcagtgggttaagcctctaccttcgactcaggtcatgatctcaggatcctgggactgacccccaacatggggctctctgctcagcagggagcctgctccctgctcgctctgcctgcctctctgcctacttgtgatttctctgtcaaataaataaataaaatcttttaaaaaaaatctggagttgCAGTCGTGCCCTCCGAGTTCCTGTCTCCCTCCTCGCACCGCCAGGATGGCCTCCCAGAACTGCGACCCAGCTACCACCAGCGTCGCCGCCGCCCGCAAAGAAGCCGAGCACAGCGGGGGCGCCGCCCGTGGACCCGTGGGCAAGAGGCTACAGCAGGAGCTGATGACCCTCATGATGTCCGGTGACAAAGGAATTTCTGCCTTCCCTGAATCAGACAACCTTTTCAAATGGGTGGGGACCATCCATGGAGCAGCTGGCACAGTGTATGAAGACCTGCAGTATAAGCTCTCCTTGGAGTTCCCCAGTGGCTACCCCTACAATGCGCCCACAGTGAAATTCCTCACACCCTGCTACCACCCCAACGTGGACACCCAGGGGAACATCTGCCTGGACATCCTGAAGGACAAGTGGTCAGCCCTGTATGATGTCAGGACCATCCTGCTGTCCATCCAGAGCCTGCTAGGAGAACCAAACATTGATAGTCCTTTGAACACACACGCTGCCGAGCTCTGGAAAAACCCCACAGCCTTTAAGAAGTATCTACAAGAAACCTACTCAAAGCAGGTCTCCAACCAAGATCCCTGACTGTCCAGCCTCTGTCcttgtgttgtctttttattttctccttagacagtctgtctttttcttcatttctatctAGGACTGTGTATCTTCAGCTGTggtgtcatttttgttttgtttctgttttttaaattaagtctCTGGTTGAGCCCTTGTgatgaatatattaaataaatacattggattaaaaaaaaaatctgtaagtatGTGTAGAGATGGATGTAAACTAGACTTActgtaatcatttcacaatatatatacatatattattatgttgtacacccAAATCTAATGGTAATATGTCAATTGTATCTTTAAATCTCAATAAAGCAGcaactactttttaaatattcaaagctTAAACAACACCAAACATAAATCATAGAATACACTGCCACCAACCAAAAAAgtttacatcttaaaaaaaatttacatcgAATATATTACAAATTATAAGCTATATATATGGCTTATATACACTTAAGTAATATCATAAAGCTaagaaacacacagaagaaatagcgcatatgtatatattacaaattACAAGAGTGTGGGCACACATCATTtcccataaataaaaaaaacttgagaACGCTATAAAATAGGACGTCATGATCTCTGAGTTCTTGGTgagtagataaaattaaatgcaaaacaacagaactttctagggcaataaaaatgttctaaaaccgTAATGTGAGTATGGTGATAGATGCACAACTGTGTAAAATTAATGACAGTCACCAAAAAGTACACTAAGATGAATTCACAGtaagttatatttcaataaagctactTTTTAAACCTGTActactttttttggggggggggggcgaagaGAGGTGGAGAACGGGagataggagagagagaatcttaagcatgcacCACGCCCAGCACAAGCCCAAatagggcttgatcttatgaccctgagatcataacctgaactgaaatcaggagtccgagggaggcttaacctactgagccacccaggtgcccctaaaactgcACTGGCTTCCAGGGAACCCAGGGAAATGTAGTCTTCTCAGGACATCCATGCACCAAACTTAATTTAGGGTTTCTATGACAAGAAAAAGATTAAGTATGtaataatttttgtaaaatgtaataaaactaaGTGGGAAAAGGTCAAATACACCACAATTCAAATtatgtgaaaaaaatttaagggcacctggcaggttcagttggtagaatatgccactcttgatcttgggagttttaagttcaagtcccacagtgggtacagaggttacttaaaataaattcttaggggcgcctgggtggctcagtgggttaaggcctccgccttcagctcaggtgacgatcccagggtcctggattgagcccctacactgggctctccgctcagcagggagcctgcttcccttcctctctctctgcctgcctctctgcctacttgtgatctctgtctgtcaaataaataaataaaatctttaaataaataaataaattcttaaatttatatataccCCAATACAtggaaaaactaaaactaaactcCAAAATGTAAACAGCAGTAAAGtcgatgtgatgaacactggacatttttgttcttttcatattCTACTAGATTCTCCTAATATCTTACAACTACTATATGTGTGACATTTGCAATGAGAAAGTTATTAAGGAAGCAAACACCATGGCGAAGGCCCCCAGGGATAAGAGCAGCAGCCGAGGAAAGACAGACCTGAAACGGAAAGCGACCACTGGAACCTCAGGAGGCTATAGTTGCTGAGGATGGAGTGACAGAAAGCGGGGTTCAACCCCCAAAAGTGGCCGCCTTCCCCCCAGGCTTCAGCATTTCAGAAATTAAGAACAAACAACGGCTACATTCAATGTTCACACGGTGGAGACAGCAGCAATGTAAGAAAAAGTTGGCAATTAAGAAAAaacttaagggcgcctgggtggctcagtgggttaagccgctgccttcggctcaggtcatgatctcagggtcctgggatcaagtcccgcatcgggctctctgctcagcagggagcctgcttccctctctctctctctgcctgcctcttcatctacttgtgatttctctctgtcaaataaataaataaaatctttaaaaaaaaaaaaaaaagaaaagaaaagaaaaaacttaagagagaaaaggggtgcccgtggctcagtcgttaagcgtctgccttcagctcaggtcatgatcccagggtcctggatccagccccacatcaggctctctgctctacaaagagcctgcttctccctctcccattctccctgcttgtgttccctctctcaatgtttgtcaaataaagaaatcttaaaaaaaaaaaaagaaagaaagagaagctctCCACAAAGCCTATACCAAAGACCACTGACAACCAGAGCGCGTACGATGAAACTGTAGTAGACCCTAATGATGAAGAGGTTGCTTAGGATGAAGCTACAGATGAATCTGCTTCTTATTTCAACAGCCAAACTTCCAAGATTCTCGTCGCATCATCAGACAGACCTCACGGGAGAACAGTACGACTCTGTGAACAGCTCTCCAGTTTTACCAAACTCACATGTTTATTACAGAAGAGGACTggctctgaaaaaaaattattccacagCGCATTTCAAGAGACTTCACAAATCTGATGGTTATTAATGAAGATTGTAAAACACCAAATGGATTAATTCTAAATCACCTGCCAAATGGCCcaactgctcattttaaaatgagcagtgTTCGTTTGCGTAAAGAAATTAagggaagggggcgcctgggtggcccagttgttaggcgtctgccttcagctcaggtcatgatcctcgagtcctgggatggagccccgcatccagttccctcctcagcaggaggcctgcttctccctctgccactccccctgcttgtgttccctctgtcactgtctctctgtgtgtcaaataaattaaaaaaaaagaaagaaagaaattaaaagaagagGCAAGGACCCTACAGGACACATAcctgaaataattttgaataacATTACAACGAGGCTGGGTCATTCTGTTGGACGTATGTTTGCATCTCTCTTTCCCCATAATCTGCAGTTTATAAGGAGGGAAGTTGCCACATTCCACAATCAACGGGACTGTATCTTCTTCAGACTTCATAGGTATATATTcaagagtgaaaagaaagggggaaTTCAAGAACTTGGACCACGTTTTACCATAAAATTAAGATCTCTTCAGAAAGGAACCTCTGATTCTAAATATGGAGACTATGAATGGGTCCATAAACTCTGGGAAATGGATAGAAGTAGAAGAAAATTCCATATATAAAGTACTGAAGGAATAGTACTGAATTGTGCTAAACAGGCCTATCCTGGATTTATGACAGAAGACCcttttcaaaatgtcatttaCTGGTTTCATAAACCTTTTCACGTGTGGACAAAAATCAAGAGCCATGAATTACCATTCGCTGtttattcaaattcaaataaaagtcattttgatgaattaaaaaaagttattaaaattctatttttttaaattatttatttatttgacagatagagatcacaagtaggcagagaagtaggcagagagagaggaggaagcaggctccccactgagcagagagcccgatgcggggctcgatcccagaaccctgggatcatgacctgagccgaaggcagaggctttaacccactgagccacccaggtgcccctaaaattctatttttttaaaagattttatttatttgagagagagaatgagagagcaaacacaacccagaggcagagggagagctagactccccgctgagcagggagccagacgcaaggctctatcccagaaccctgggattatgacctgagctgaaagcagatgcttaagccaCCAAGACGCcccttttgttgtatttttaaaatgactctgttggggtgcctgagtggctcactcagttaagcagctgcctctgactcaggtcatgattcccagggccttggaatggagccccacatcaggctccctgctcagtgggaagcctgcttctccctctccctgccactctgcctgcttatgttatctgtcaaataaataaaatctttaaaataaataattaaataaaatgaatctgtCAAAGGTTAATTAAATTCAGGCTCTCAAAGGAACTTACTTACATATTAGCTGGAAGACAAAACACAACTTCGATGCCAGCTACAGACTATAATCCCTTTCCTGCAGTTTTGAAATCCAAAAAGTCTAAAACTGAAAGTtactgtgttgttgtttttttaagtaggtcccaagctcagcatgaagcccaatgctgggcctgaactcacaacctgagctgagatgaagagtcaactgagccacccggtgccccttgttgttgttgttttaaagtttGACAAACTCGTTTTGCAGCAAAACCTggccaaagtgcctgaggctataaataaagtatttaacttagtatataaacttattttacttaagaaatattaatgtcagggcacctgggtggctcagttggttcagacactgccttcggctcaggtcatgatcctggaatcctggcaCTAAACCcagcaccgggctccctgctccagcgGCAGGGagtcgcttctccctctgactatcccccttcccctcttcatatgctctctctctctcacacactctaataaataaatttttaaaaaaatcattttaaaaaaagaaatattaaggtgTTTGATTGCACAGTGCTACCCCGCACCCCACAGGAAAGTTGCATAATCCACAGTATGTGcatccaaaaagaaaccctgacacatgtttgttctctagagtAGAGGTGCCAAATGAATCACAAACAGTAACTTAACTGCTAGGAAGTTATTAAGAGAGTCACTTGGCCTACATTTGCATGTGGGCCAAAATTTCTAAGAGGCTGTCTTTAGCTAAATTTGAAGGATACATAGAACTGGAAAGGTAAAGTAGAATGAAGACCCATCTCATACAAGAACTAGAGTgagcaaagaaacaggaagaacacATAGCTCCTGAGAACAGAGGAACTGGAGGCTGAGATCTAATCATATACGTTCCTCAATAGTTTGCTGTAGAGATCACAGTCTGAGGTGTCTGCATCCCAGAGGACTCATCAGTCAAAAATCAAGTATGACTGGTATCAAACAGAATCTCAAGTAATCATTACACTTATGATCAAGAATGTTCAGAAGAATAATGTAAATGTggaattttcagaaaaagagttgTCTGCTTTGGTGATACTTCCTTCTGGAGAGGATTACAATTTGAAACTGAGACTTCTTCATCCTATAATACCAGAACAGAGCACATTTAAAGTACTTTCAACAAagattgaaattaaaatgaaaaagacagagGCTGTGAGATGGGAAAAGCTAGAGGGGCAAGGAGATGTGCCTAAACCAAAACAGTTCATAGCAGATGTAAAGAACTTATATCCATCATCATCTCATTATACGAGAAATTGGGATAAATTGGTTGGTGAgatcaaagaagaagaaaaaaatgagaagttggAGGGAGATGCAGCTTTAAACAAACTATTCCAGCAGATCTATTCAGATGGTTCTGATGAAGTGAAACGTGCTATGAACAAATCATTTATGGAGTCTGGTGGTACAGTTTTGAGTACCAACTGGTCTGATGTAGGTAAAAGGAAAGTTGAAATCAATCCTCCTGATGATATGGAATGGAAAAAgtactaaataaattaatttgctATCACTGTATTGCATATATTCACCTATGCCCATTGTGTATTAATATTGCATTCTTGAATTTTGAACTCTGAGTATCTTTCTGAAAGGTTATACCTCTTTACCTctttgtgctttaaaaataattttccttccaaGTGTTAAAAGATTCTAATGAAGAACGAAGATCATATTTTAACACTTTTGTCCTTAAGGATTTCAGACATGCCGAAATGGAATGAAGTATCATTTGCTACTGGATAGGTTAGTTCTACCTAGTTACGGAAGTGGAAAAATCATTAATGGGATATCTTGGGTTATTGCCTTATTTTTGATGAAGTATTCTGTTAATAATTTATTAGATTTGGCAGTTTGGGTgagcacagatttttttcaacttCCATGTTacattgtttgcttttaaaaaatgcttttggaTGGAGTTGTAAATACAATTTTtctatgaagaagaaaaaaaaaatagtttgctgTAGAGTTTCATGACTTAATGTACAACAGGAAGGCACTAAAGGATTTTTGAAATGAGTGAAAACTTAATGAAAATGGAgtatatgaggggcgcctggttggctcagtgggttaaagcctctgcctttggctcaggtcatgatcctgggtcctgggatggagccccacatcagggctctctgctcagctgggagcctgcttcccccacctctctctgcctgctgtgagctctctctgtcaaataaataaataaaatattaaaaaaaaaaaaaagaaagaaaaagaaaaaaaggaaaaaagaaagtggagtaTATATAAACGTTGGGCTGGCAATGATTTCCAGAATGGAGCTGAGAAGAACAAGTGAAGATGTGTTagggcacttttattttttaaaattgggggaaggcaagatgggatcaggagggacagaaaccataagagactcttaatctcacaaaacaaactgagggttgcagtgggggcggggcagagggtggtggggttatggacatcagggagggtatgtcctatggcgagtgctgtgaagttaagcctcatgattcacagacctgtacctgtgggacgaataatacattatatgttaataaaaaaaaaatttaggagtgcctgggtggctcagtgggttaaaagcctctgccttcgtcatgatcccatgggtcctgggattgagccctgcaccgctctctgctcaggggagcctgtttctccctctctctctgcctgcctctctgcctacttatgatctctgtctgtcaaataaacaaataaaatctttaaaaaaaatttaaaaatataaattggggGAAGAGCACAATGGCAGATAGTTTGTACAGTTTATATCATTTCATATGATAACCATTTTACATACAAGGAGACTCAGATTAActaacttgccccaaatcacacataGTTATAAAAATCAGATTCAAATCATTCTGATTCTACACTCTTCCTATTAACTAAAACTATCTCTCAGGGGGAAATAATAATGACAGGGGACTGAACTAGAGTGGAAACACTGGGGTTAGCGTAGAAAGGTCATCTTGAGTGGAGGGGCGGTCAGCTAATGCCATAGCTAATGCTGTGCTTGTACAGCATATCCCTCTACAGCCAGAAACTACAAACTTCCGAGGAGAATGATTTGTTTGAAACTATCCGTATTCTCCTTGCTTATCTTTTCCTTTAACTGAAAAACGTTTCTATCATAAGGGAagccaatattcttttttttttttttaaagattttatttatttatttgtcagacagagatcacaagttggcagagagagagagagcaggggaagcaggctccctgctgagcagacagcctgatgcagggctcgatcccaggaccctgggatcatgacccgagccgaaggtagaggcttaacccactaagccacccaggcaccccgggaagcCAATATTCTTATTCAGTAGATTCCTCCATCTATGTATTCACTTCCTTTGACCCAGTGCAAACCACTCTACGGCATGAATATCAAGTACCACTCAACCATACACATACTTCATTGAGAGGCTaccctgaggttttttttttaagattttatttatttatttgacagacagagatcacaagtaggcagagaggcacccaggcacccccccccactaCGCTTTCTGAGTTTTAGATCAAAACTTTggaaaatagggcacctgggtagctcagtcattaagcagctgcctctggctcaagccatgatcccagcatcctggaatagagccccgcatcaggctccctgctcagcgggaggcctgcttctccctctcctgctccccttgcttgtgttccctctctctatcaaataaataaaatcttaaaaaaaaaaacaaaaaactttggaaaatgcagggacacctggctggctcagtcagtaaagcatgtgactcttgatcttgtggttttgagttcaagccacatgctggatgtagagatttcttaaaaacaaaaacaaaaaatttttagatttcaagatttttaatattttatttttaagtaatttccacacccaacatggcGCTCAAAGAGTCACGGTGCTCCTCTAAGTCAGCCGGATGCcccttaaatataaaatcttaaaaagaaaaaagaaaaagttcagaaaatgCTACACATTATATTCCCCCTCTTTTGGAGATTCACTTTAAAGGTTTCAGGAACTCAAATAATAAGTTATCAGTTTAATGTTGTTAAATCCTGTGTTCCCCCAATTACTTGGCCACAGAACTACTTTATTATATAAAACTTTggaaagaggtgcctgggtggctcagtgggttaagcgtttgcctttggtttgagtcatgatcccagccaaggtcctgtgatggagccctgcattggcgtCCCGGCTcggcaggggagtctgcttctccctctccctctgcccctgctcctgtgtCCTCTCTTGatcactctctcccaaataaatattaaagaacaaaacaaaacaaaaacaactttggaaagtgatttaattaattcatttcccattctttttttgtgCTGAAATGTTTAATCTGTTATGAAATCATGAAAGTTCGCTATTGCCAAACAAAATCATTTATATCAgtgtgtgagaaaaaaaaaaaaaaaaaaacaacccaaaaacaaaaccctgtctTTCTTTGCCACACAAATTTGTTCTGCCTTTTGAAATTTATGCAAGGCAACATGCTAGAATCTGTGTATATGTGTTGGGAGGATTACAGAGATTAACTGAATCTATTctgctgagttttaaaaaatatatcctttactgggacacctgggtggctcagtgggttaagccactgcctttggctcgggtcatgatctcagggtcctgggatcgagtcccacaccgggctcactgctctgcagaaagcctgcttcctcctcctctctctctctctctctctctctctgcctgcctctctgcctacttgtgacctttctctgtcaaataaacaaataaattcttaaaaatatatatatatatttatttttttaagtaggctccatgcccagcatggagccaaagCAGGAGCagattccacgaccctgagatcaagacctgagcgaaGATCAAGAGTCCCGACACTTAACCGACAGCCATGCAGGAACCCCCATCCTGTTGAGTTTAATACACTCCTCAGTAATACTGCATTTCACTAACTTTCTCTTCAAGATTTATCTActttagggagagaaagagagcacacacgcTTGAGAGCaggggatggagcagagagagaggaacagaaagaatccctaagcagattcctcactgagctcagatccccacacagggctcgataccaggcccctgagattatgtcaagcagaaatcaagacccaattgctcaacccactgagccatccaggcacccaactAACTTTCTTCATTATGTTCTTAAAGCACTATACATATCTCAACAAAATCTCTTATATTCCTCATAATTATCTATATTAAAATTAatccagggagcctgggtggctcagtcattaagcatctgccttcagctcaggtcatgatccaaaggtcaggtgatcgagccccacatgggctcccttctcagcgggaagcctgcttctccctctccccctgattgtgttccctctcttgctatgtctgtgtcaaataaataaataaaatctttaaaaaaaaaaaccaaactcttggggcacctgggtggctcagttgg comes from Neovison vison isolate M4711 chromosome 8, ASM_NN_V1, whole genome shotgun sequence and encodes:
- the LOC122915856 gene encoding protein SGT1 homolog, whose protein sequence is MISEFLRSQSEVSASQRTHQSKIKYDWYQTESQVIITLMIKNVQKNNVNVEFSEKELSALVILPSGEDYNLKLRLLHPIIPEQSTFKVLSTKIEIKMKKTEAVRWEKLEGQGDVPKPKQFIADVKNLYPSSSHYTRNWDKLVGEIKEEEKNEKLEGDAALNKLFQQIYSDGSDEVKRAMNKSFMESGGTVLSTNWSDVGKRKVEINPPDDMEWKKY
- the LOC122915997 gene encoding ubiquitin-conjugating enzyme E2 C-like codes for the protein MASQNCDPATTSVAAARKEAEHSGGAARGPVGKRLQQELMTLMMSGDKGISAFPESDNLFKWVGTIHGAAGTVYEDLQYKLSLEFPSGYPYNAPTVKFLTPCYHPNVDTQGNICLDILKDKWSALYDVRTILLSIQSLLGEPNIDSPLNTHAAELWKNPTAFKKYLQETYSKQVSNQDP